A genomic segment from Lycium ferocissimum isolate CSIRO_LF1 unplaced genomic scaffold, AGI_CSIRO_Lferr_CH_V1 ctg1758, whole genome shotgun sequence encodes:
- the LOC132042730 gene encoding fe(2+) transport protein 1-like translates to MTMQVLELGIIVHSVVIGLSMGASDNPCTIRPLVAASCFHQLFEGMGLGGCILQAEYGMKMKAILVFFFSLTTPFGIALGIGLSNVYSENSPTALIVVGLLNACSAGLLNYMALVDLLASDFMGSTLQNNMKLQSWAYLAVLLGAGGMSVMAIWA, encoded by the exons ATGACAATGCAGGTTTTGGAGCTAGGAATTATTGTGCACTCAGTAGTGATAGGGCTATCCATGGGAGCATCTGATAATCCATGTACCATTAGGCCGCTAGTAGCTGCTAGTTGCTTCCATCAACTTTTTGAAGGAATGGGTCTAGGAGGTTGCATCCTTCAG GCGGAATACGGTATGAAGATGAAAGCAATCCTAGTGTTCTTTTTTTCGTTAACAACACCATTTGGGATAGCACTTGGAATAGGTTTATCGAATGTGTATAGTGAGAATAGTCCAACAGCTCTCATAGTAGTGGGATTGCTAAATGCATGTTCAGCTGGTCTACTGAATTACATGGCACTGGTGGATCTCCTTGCATCTGATTTTATGGGAAGCACATTGCAGAATAATATGAAGCTTCAATCATGGGCTTATCTTGCTGTTTTATTAGGTGCTGGTGGAATGTCTGTCATGGCCATATGGGCGTAA
- the LOC132042731 gene encoding glucan endo-1,3-beta-glucosidase-like gives MALCYLFTKKGFAAAVLLLFGLLMSSDQITGAYSNIGVCYGKIANNLPSDQDVINLYKANGIRKMRIYSPVTNIFNALRGSSIEILLDVPNQDLEALANASKANTWVQDNIKNYFPDVKFKYIAVGNEVDPGTNTGQYARFVGPAMENIYNALSAAGLQDKIKVSTATYSGLLANTYPPKDSNFREEFKGFINPIIEFLARNNLPILANVYPYFGHIYNTVDVPLSYALFNQQGTNSIGYQNLFDALLDSFYFAIEKARGPNVEIVVSESGWPAEGNPSATIENAQTYYRNLVNHVKSRAGTPKKPGRIIETYLFAMFDENQKEGAVTEQHFGLFYPNQTAKYDLKFMYSD, from the exons ATGGCTTTGTGCTACTTGTTCACTAAAAAAGGCTTTGCTGCAGCTGTACTTCTACTTTTTGGGCTGTTGATGTCCAGCGACCAAATAACtg GGGCATATTCTAATATTGGAGTATGCTATGGAAAAATTGCCAACAATTTACCATCAGATCAAGATGTCATAAACCTATACAAGGCCAATGGAATCAGAAAGATGAGAATCTACTCTCCAGTTACAAACATCTTCAATGCTCTCAGAGGAAGTAGCATTGAGATCCTTCTTGATGTTCCAAATCAAGATCTTGAAGCACTAGCCAATGCCTCAAAAGCCAATACTTGGGTCCAAGacaacataaaaaattatttcccaGATGTTAAATTCAAATATATAGCCGTTGGAAATGAAGTTGATCCCGGTACAAATACCGGTCAATATGCACGATTTGTTGGTCCTGCCATGGAAAATATTTACAATGCGTTATCAGCAGCAGGATTGCAAGATAAGATCAAGGTCTCAACCGCGACATATTCGGGGCTCTTAGCGAACACCTACCCACCCAAAGATAGTAATTTTCGTGAAGAATTTAAGGGTTTTATTAATCCCATAATCGAATTCCTAGCACGAAATAACCTTCCAATCTTAGCCAATGTTTACCCTTATTTTGGCCATATTTATAACACGGTCGATGTCCCACTTTCTTATGCACTATTCAACCAACAAGGAACAAATTCAATAGGATATCAAAATCTTTTTGATGCCCTTTTGgattctttttattttgctaTAGAGAAAGCCCGAGGACCAAATGTGGAGATTGTTGTATCTGAGAGTGGTTGGCCTGCAGAAGGGAACCCTTCAGCAACTATAGAAAATGCTCAAACTTATTATAGGAATTTGGTTAATCATGTAAAATCAAGGGCAGGAACTCCAAAGAAACCTGGAAGGATCATAGAAACTTATTTGTTTGCAATGTTTGATGAAAATCAAAAGGAAGGAGCAGTCACAGAGCAACACTTTGGACTCTTCTATCCAAATCAGACTGCAAAATATGATCTCAAATTTATGTATAGCGATTAA